In Sphingobacterium sp. lm-10, one DNA window encodes the following:
- a CDS encoding efflux RND transporter periplasmic adaptor subunit, with translation MMKAAYTALFLIGTTALWSCGHAQREVAIPVEDTIPVTLLSLRQLDADEIIEATGVFTTDDETVLGFKNGGVIQQIYVKEGDPVRKGQRLASVQATEIDTRAGQVNVGLEKAERDYQRAQKLYRDSVATLEQLQNARSAWELAKRDVDAVQYNQQQLHIISPVSGFVLARLANQGQVVGPGTPVLQVNGAGMHSWMLKVGVSDSQWAKIQKGDAAEIETDALPGQKLQAIVSKKLEAMDPQSGTFTIYLDLKTPPSGKLATGVFGKSRISVGKAANNTSPQASWELPYEALVDADGNQAYVFVTRDGKRATKQAVKLGSIGQQSVMVLSGLENIDGVIVAGSPYLTEGSLIRVKP, from the coding sequence ATGATGAAAGCAGCATATACCGCCCTATTTCTTATCGGAACGACCGCACTTTGGTCTTGTGGTCATGCCCAAAGAGAAGTGGCCATTCCCGTAGAAGACACGATTCCCGTCACCTTATTATCGCTTCGGCAACTGGATGCGGACGAGATCATAGAAGCCACCGGCGTATTTACCACCGACGACGAAACGGTCTTGGGGTTTAAAAATGGCGGGGTTATCCAGCAAATTTATGTCAAGGAAGGTGATCCCGTACGAAAAGGTCAGCGTCTGGCATCGGTACAAGCTACAGAGATCGATACGCGAGCTGGCCAGGTCAATGTCGGCTTGGAAAAAGCAGAACGGGACTACCAACGAGCACAAAAATTGTATCGTGATAGTGTGGCGACATTGGAGCAGTTGCAGAATGCGCGCTCGGCTTGGGAGCTGGCTAAGCGGGATGTCGACGCGGTGCAATACAACCAGCAGCAGTTACATATTATCTCTCCGGTATCCGGCTTTGTACTCGCTCGGCTTGCTAACCAAGGTCAGGTGGTGGGGCCAGGAACACCCGTTTTGCAGGTAAACGGTGCAGGGATGCATTCTTGGATGCTCAAGGTAGGCGTGAGCGATAGTCAGTGGGCCAAGATTCAGAAAGGAGATGCTGCAGAGATTGAAACAGATGCGCTTCCGGGTCAAAAACTACAAGCTATCGTCTCCAAAAAACTCGAAGCGATGGATCCGCAATCGGGTACTTTTACCATTTACCTGGATTTAAAAACACCACCGAGTGGCAAACTAGCCACCGGAGTGTTTGGCAAATCACGCATTTCGGTGGGTAAAGCCGCGAATAATACTTCTCCGCAAGCCAGTTGGGAGCTACCCTATGAGGCATTGGTAGACGCCGATGGCAATCAGGCCTATGTTTTTGTGACACGTGACGGAAAGAGAGCCACTAAGCAGGCCGTGAAGCTCGGTAGTATTGGACAGCAATCTGTAATGGTACTTTCCGGTTTGGAAAATATCGATGGCGTCATCGTTGCAGGAAGCCCTTATCTTACGGAAGGATCACTCATACGCGTAAAACCGTAG
- a CDS encoding S9 family peptidase, translating into MKRSLFSLIFVILGMTNTFAQIAGDWKGKLDVQGMSLELIFHITETPDGISATLDVPMQGASGLPLSPAKFENNTLSVAMEQAGIKYEGVLEQGKITGTFSQAGMDMPLVLEKTTITKPGDTTLVSSQEEIDALIALDEGDFTYGVKDYFAKPITSGFQLSPNGKYLLYREKDQNNKRHVMIKEVATGNVVRAIEEKDELIRGTGWVNDERLIYVMDEGGNENYHLFAINIDGTNSIDLTPFEGVQASILNMLKEQKDFIIVQMNKDNKQVFEPYRVNVNTGDLEKLFTNDDPENAIVGYDFDKEGVLRGYAKMLNGTQTEYYFKAAGATDFEKKHTGRWDDSFSIVSFNYASDNKDEAYVISNLTSDRARIVLYDLKKNAEVREIFAHDSFDANLISLSRKRNWEIDFVGYEGEKVEIKPISETFKKIYANLEKQFPGYEFSVVGKTDNEDQLLIIVQSDKLYGKYYNYDAASGKTTLLVDLMPQLKENDMAEMRPIQFTSRDGLTIHGYITLPKAAIDGEKVPLIVNPHGGPQGVRDSWGFNPETQLFASRGYATLQVNFRVSGGYGKEFLRAGFKQVGRKAMDDVEDGIQYAIEQGWVDKDNIAIYGGSHGGYAVLRGLTKTPELYKAGVDYVGVSNIFTLMSSIPEYWKPYKDMLYEIWYDLDDEKEAAIAKEVSPIFHIDKIQAPLFVVQGANDPRVKIAEADQIVKALREKGVDVPYMVKYDEGHGFGKEENQIQFYKAMMGFFGKHLH; encoded by the coding sequence ATGAAAAGAAGCCTATTTTCACTCATATTCGTAATTTTGGGTATGACGAATACTTTTGCGCAAATCGCAGGTGATTGGAAGGGAAAATTAGATGTTCAGGGAATGAGCCTGGAGTTAATCTTCCATATTACAGAAACTCCTGACGGAATCTCCGCTACTTTAGATGTGCCGATGCAGGGAGCCAGTGGCTTACCGCTATCTCCTGCCAAATTTGAAAACAATACGTTATCTGTGGCTATGGAGCAGGCCGGAATTAAATATGAAGGCGTGTTGGAGCAAGGCAAAATTACGGGAACTTTTTCCCAGGCCGGTATGGATATGCCGTTAGTACTGGAAAAAACTACCATTACCAAGCCTGGGGATACGACCTTGGTATCTAGTCAAGAAGAGATAGATGCTTTGATCGCTTTAGACGAAGGAGATTTTACTTATGGCGTTAAAGATTATTTTGCGAAGCCCATTACTTCTGGTTTTCAGCTTTCGCCAAACGGTAAATACCTTTTATACAGAGAAAAGGATCAAAACAATAAGCGACACGTGATGATCAAAGAGGTCGCTACAGGCAACGTAGTACGCGCAATTGAAGAGAAAGACGAATTGATCCGTGGTACAGGTTGGGTAAATGACGAGCGGTTAATTTATGTGATGGATGAAGGTGGAAATGAAAATTATCACCTTTTCGCGATCAATATAGATGGTACCAACAGTATTGATTTAACCCCTTTCGAAGGCGTACAAGCTAGTATCCTAAACATGCTCAAAGAGCAAAAGGACTTCATCATTGTTCAGATGAATAAGGATAATAAACAAGTCTTTGAGCCTTATCGAGTAAATGTGAATACAGGTGATCTAGAAAAGCTGTTTACGAACGACGATCCCGAGAATGCGATTGTAGGATATGATTTCGACAAGGAAGGCGTGTTACGAGGTTATGCCAAAATGCTGAACGGAACACAGACAGAATATTATTTTAAGGCTGCTGGAGCAACAGATTTTGAGAAAAAACATACCGGAAGATGGGATGATTCTTTCAGTATCGTGTCGTTCAATTATGCTTCTGATAACAAGGATGAGGCGTACGTGATTTCCAACCTTACATCAGACCGTGCACGTATTGTGTTGTATGATCTAAAAAAGAATGCGGAAGTCCGGGAAATCTTTGCACACGATAGTTTTGACGCCAACTTGATCTCTTTATCCAGGAAGCGTAACTGGGAAATCGACTTTGTAGGATATGAAGGAGAAAAGGTAGAGATAAAACCAATCAGTGAAACGTTTAAGAAAATCTATGCTAATCTGGAAAAGCAATTTCCAGGCTATGAATTTAGTGTGGTGGGCAAAACGGATAATGAAGATCAATTGCTGATCATCGTTCAGAGCGACAAATTATACGGCAAATACTATAACTACGATGCCGCTTCTGGTAAAACTACCTTATTAGTAGATCTGATGCCGCAATTGAAAGAGAACGATATGGCCGAGATGCGTCCTATACAGTTCACTTCCAGAGACGGATTGACTATTCACGGATACATCACGCTTCCTAAAGCAGCTATTGACGGAGAAAAAGTACCATTAATTGTCAATCCACACGGTGGGCCACAAGGCGTGCGTGATAGCTGGGGATTCAACCCGGAAACGCAACTTTTCGCGAGTCGTGGATATGCTACTTTACAGGTCAACTTTCGGGTGTCTGGAGGTTACGGTAAAGAATTTTTACGCGCGGGATTCAAACAAGTAGGGCGTAAAGCGATGGACGACGTAGAGGATGGTATTCAATATGCGATTGAGCAGGGTTGGGTAGATAAAGATAATATCGCCATCTATGGCGGAAGTCATGGTGGTTATGCGGTGCTACGTGGTTTGACTAAGACGCCAGAGTTGTATAAAGCAGGAGTAGATTACGTAGGCGTGTCTAATATCTTTACATTGATGAGCTCTATTCCAGAGTATTGGAAGCCCTACAAAGACATGTTGTACGAAATCTGGTACGACTTGGACGATGAGAAAGAAGCGGCTATCGCCAAGGAGGTGTCGCCTATCTTCCATATCGATAAGATCCAAGCACCTCTATTTGTCGTGCAAGGAGCGAATGATCCGAGGGTCAAGATTGCCGAGGCAGATCAGATTGTAAAAGCTTTGCGTGAAAAAGGAGTGGATGTGCCTTATATGGTGAAGTATGATGAGGGACATGGTTTCGGAAAAGAAGAAAATCAAATTCAATTCTATAAAGCGATGATGGGCTTCTTCGGGAAGCACCTTCACTAA
- a CDS encoding efflux RND transporter permease subunit: MSLIKYPIKNYQFTLIMVVMVMVVAISTLLTMPRAEDPDMKASTFPVVVVYPGTSPKDMENLVVKPLESRFYGLDDIKMIKTTINNGLAFIFVEYEFKTNYDSKYQELVRELNAARAELPDNIYSMQVLKVDPTNVSVIQAALVSENASRTTMKRLSDDLKSELEKVKALKEVTISGMPAQQVRIDLHMAKMREQRIPVDRVVQIVQSETQNIPGGSLDAGTRNFSVTTSGSYQDIQQIRRTVVSSAQGRNVFLEDIADVYPGFGPNTHITRLNGYQCVLINAAQKQGENISETQEAYLAVLDTFQKKLPDNVDLILSFDQGKNVNQRLGGLGIDFLIAITLVLITLLPLGTRASLVVMIAIPLSLGLGLITMNIAGYSLNQLSIVGFVVALGLVVDDSIVVVENIERWMREGYSRLDAAIKGTQQIALAVVGCTVTLVIAFMPLMFMPEMAGEFIRSMPTAVIASVIGSMFVALLVVPFLASKLLKPHEHEGGNIILRTMQKGIHQTYGKLLDKALKHPIMTALIAVVVFGASLALIPTVGFSLFPPSEKPQFTIHITASQQANVATTDSITRQIERELGEIADVKYYTSNVGKGNPRVYYNMQQANENPSYAEIFVQLHDDVKSGQKIQLIEQLRKRWSPYLGAKVEVRDFEQGVPVISPVEVRIVGENLDSLQRLAASVEMLLKNTAGTEYVNNPIKSNKSDIRVVVNREKAMAFGIPTSTIDQTVRIALAGYPVGTFSDPNSDDNDYEVLITVPRGAYADLNTLEGIFVQNIEGQAIPLNQVATFQLESSPSSIFHRNKDRTVSVNSFVQKGFSNDEVISAVIEQMDKFSFPDGYSYDMGGEVESREAAFGGFSTIIIITVFLFIAVLVLEFKTFKSTLIVLSVIPLGVVGAVLALLITGNTLSFVATIGIVALAGIEVKNTILLVDFTNQLRREGMPLHEAIEKAGEIRFLPIILTSLTAIGGLMPIAWSSNPLISPLAIVMIGGLISSTLLSRVVTPVIYKLIPPNVED, encoded by the coding sequence ATGAGCTTAATAAAATACCCGATCAAAAACTATCAATTTACCCTGATTATGGTGGTGATGGTGATGGTCGTTGCCATTAGTACTTTACTGACGATGCCACGGGCAGAAGATCCGGATATGAAGGCTTCCACCTTTCCAGTAGTGGTGGTTTATCCAGGCACTAGCCCGAAGGATATGGAGAATCTGGTGGTGAAACCGCTGGAATCTCGTTTTTATGGGCTGGATGATATCAAAATGATCAAGACTACCATTAATAATGGCCTGGCTTTCATTTTTGTGGAGTACGAATTCAAAACCAACTACGATAGTAAATATCAAGAATTAGTGCGCGAGCTCAATGCGGCACGCGCAGAACTTCCAGATAATATTTACAGCATGCAAGTGCTCAAGGTAGACCCGACCAATGTGAGCGTAATACAGGCCGCTTTGGTTTCTGAAAATGCGTCCCGAACTACTATGAAGCGGCTCTCCGACGACTTGAAGAGCGAGTTGGAAAAGGTGAAAGCACTTAAGGAAGTGACCATCTCTGGGATGCCGGCTCAACAAGTGAGGATTGATCTTCATATGGCAAAGATGCGGGAGCAGCGTATTCCAGTAGATCGTGTGGTGCAAATTGTGCAGAGTGAAACGCAAAATATTCCGGGCGGAAGTCTGGATGCAGGTACGCGCAATTTCAGCGTAACCACGAGTGGTAGCTATCAGGATATCCAACAGATTCGTCGCACCGTGGTGTCTAGCGCGCAGGGTCGCAACGTTTTTCTGGAAGATATTGCTGACGTATATCCTGGTTTTGGTCCGAATACCCATATCACGCGCTTGAATGGTTATCAGTGCGTATTGATCAATGCAGCGCAGAAGCAAGGCGAAAATATCTCGGAAACGCAGGAAGCCTATCTTGCGGTATTGGATACCTTCCAGAAGAAACTTCCGGATAATGTGGATCTTATTTTGTCGTTCGATCAGGGAAAGAATGTCAACCAGCGCTTAGGTGGCTTGGGGATAGATTTTTTGATTGCCATTACGTTGGTCTTGATTACGTTATTGCCGTTAGGCACGCGTGCATCGTTGGTCGTCATGATTGCCATTCCGCTGTCGTTAGGCCTGGGCTTGATTACGATGAATATTGCCGGATACTCGTTGAATCAATTAAGTATTGTCGGCTTTGTAGTAGCCCTCGGATTGGTCGTGGATGATAGTATCGTGGTGGTGGAAAACATTGAACGATGGATGCGAGAAGGTTACTCTCGGCTGGATGCTGCGATCAAAGGTACACAACAGATTGCATTAGCGGTGGTAGGCTGTACTGTTACGTTAGTTATCGCGTTTATGCCGCTCATGTTTATGCCAGAGATGGCGGGTGAGTTTATCCGCAGTATGCCTACTGCGGTGATTGCTTCGGTGATCGGATCCATGTTCGTAGCGCTGTTGGTGGTGCCATTCTTGGCAAGCAAGCTTTTGAAGCCACATGAGCACGAAGGAGGGAATATCATCCTACGCACCATGCAAAAAGGGATTCATCAAACCTATGGTAAGTTGTTGGACAAAGCGTTGAAACATCCCATCATGACCGCACTTATTGCGGTGGTGGTGTTTGGTGCATCGTTGGCCTTGATTCCCACGGTCGGATTCAGCTTGTTTCCTCCCTCCGAGAAACCGCAGTTTACGATTCATATCACGGCTTCACAACAAGCTAATGTGGCTACAACCGACAGCATTACTCGGCAAATAGAACGAGAACTAGGAGAGATAGCCGACGTAAAATATTATACCAGCAACGTCGGTAAAGGAAATCCTCGTGTGTATTACAATATGCAGCAAGCCAATGAAAATCCTTCTTACGCAGAAATCTTTGTGCAGCTGCATGATGATGTGAAGTCTGGGCAGAAAATTCAATTGATTGAACAATTGCGTAAGCGCTGGTCGCCCTATTTGGGTGCTAAAGTAGAGGTTCGGGACTTCGAACAAGGAGTGCCTGTCATCTCCCCGGTGGAAGTTCGGATAGTGGGAGAGAATCTGGATAGCTTACAGCGGCTGGCTGCGTCCGTAGAAATGCTGCTCAAAAATACAGCAGGAACAGAATATGTAAACAACCCTATTAAGAGCAATAAATCGGATATACGTGTCGTCGTAAATCGTGAAAAAGCTATGGCGTTTGGTATTCCAACCAGTACCATTGATCAGACGGTTCGCATCGCGCTTGCGGGCTATCCGGTAGGTACATTCTCTGATCCTAATTCCGATGATAATGATTACGAAGTGCTGATTACCGTTCCCAGAGGTGCTTACGCAGACCTAAACACCTTGGAAGGTATCTTCGTGCAGAATATCGAAGGGCAAGCCATCCCGTTGAATCAAGTCGCCACTTTTCAGTTGGAGTCATCGCCATCCAGCATCTTTCATCGCAATAAGGATCGTACGGTTTCTGTCAACTCATTCGTACAAAAGGGGTTTAGTAATGATGAAGTCATTTCAGCAGTGATTGAGCAGATGGACAAATTTAGTTTTCCGGATGGTTATAGTTATGATATGGGCGGCGAGGTGGAGAGTCGAGAGGCTGCTTTTGGTGGTTTTTCTACCATTATCATTATCACGGTGTTCTTATTTATAGCCGTGTTAGTATTGGAATTCAAGACATTCAAAAGTACCTTAATTGTATTGTCCGTTATTCCGTTGGGTGTAGTGGGCGCTGTGCTGGCACTATTGATTACTGGAAATACGCTCTCTTTTGTGGCCACTATTGGTATTGTGGCACTGGCCGGAATAGAGGTAAAGAATACGATCTTATTAGTAGATTTTACCAATCAGCTTCGGCGAGAGGGTATGCCATTGCATGAAGCGATTGAAAAGGCTGGCGAAATTCGTTTCTTACCCATTATACTCACGTCCTTAACAGCAATAGGTGGGTTGATGCCAATCGCTTGGTCTTCCAACCCACTCATTTCACCGCTTGCGATTGTGATGATTGGCGGGTTGATTAGCTCCACCTTACTATCGCGCGTGGTTACGCCTGTGATTTATAAATTGATACCGCCGAATGTGGAAGATTAA
- the rimP gene encoding ribosome assembly cofactor RimP: MQVEQRVRELVEEKIADREDLFIVRIKMQSNGVLSILVDGDQGLPIEDCAQISRHVGYHLEEENVLDQAYRLEVSSPGVDYPLELLRQYQKNVGRQVKITLQDGTQKEGKLVAASDTVVVLTEKVKEKGKKAQEEEREIPFTDIKETKVLISFK; encoded by the coding sequence ATGCAGGTAGAGCAACGGGTACGGGAGCTGGTTGAGGAAAAAATTGCGGATCGGGAAGACTTATTTATCGTTCGTATTAAGATGCAAAGCAATGGTGTTTTGTCTATCTTAGTAGACGGTGATCAAGGCCTGCCTATTGAAGATTGTGCGCAAATTAGTCGCCACGTAGGCTATCATTTGGAGGAAGAAAATGTACTTGACCAAGCCTATCGTTTGGAAGTATCTTCTCCAGGAGTTGATTATCCGTTGGAGTTGTTGCGTCAATATCAGAAAAATGTAGGTCGTCAAGTGAAGATTACTTTGCAAGACGGTACCCAAAAGGAAGGTAAGCTCGTGGCTGCATCCGATACAGTCGTCGTGTTGACTGAAAAGGTAAAAGAAAAAGGAAAGAAAGCGCAGGAAGAAGAGCGTGAGATTCCATTCACAGATATAAAGGAGACTAAGGTGTTAATTTCATTTAAATAA
- the nusA gene encoding transcription termination factor NusA gives MSSDINLIDSFQEFKDFKNIDRPTVITVLEEVFRSMIRKRFGTDENVDVIVNPDNGDLEIWRTRTVMEDGFSEDDDLEIELKEAHTYDPDLEVGDDYIEQITLESFGRRAILAARQTLVSKVLELEKDEVFKKYKDREGELVIGEVYQIWKKEILVLDEDGNELIMPKTEQIPADYFKKGDNIRAVVHKVDMMNNNPKIIISRTAPEFLQRLFELEVPEIFDGLITIKKIVREPGERAKVAVESYDDRIDPVGACVGMKGSRIHGIVRELRNENIDVINFTTNSSLYITRALSPARISSIKLSDEDSTAAVYLKPDQVSLAIGRGGHNIKLAGKLTGYEIDVYRENDEVDEDVDIEEFSDEIDSWIIDELKRVGLDTAKSVLSLSQEELVRRTDLEEDTIQEIVRILQAEFE, from the coding sequence ATGAGCAGCGATATTAATTTAATTGACTCGTTTCAGGAGTTTAAAGATTTCAAGAATATTGATCGTCCGACGGTCATCACCGTATTGGAAGAGGTATTCCGCAGTATGATTCGTAAACGCTTTGGCACTGACGAAAATGTCGATGTCATCGTTAACCCTGATAATGGGGATTTGGAGATCTGGCGTACCCGCACCGTGATGGAGGATGGCTTTTCTGAAGATGATGATCTGGAGATCGAATTGAAAGAAGCCCATACTTATGATCCTGATTTAGAGGTAGGGGATGATTATATTGAGCAGATTACGCTGGAAAGTTTCGGTCGTAGAGCAATTTTGGCAGCTCGTCAGACTTTAGTTTCTAAAGTATTAGAACTAGAGAAAGATGAGGTATTCAAAAAATACAAAGACCGTGAAGGCGAGTTGGTAATCGGTGAGGTATACCAGATCTGGAAAAAAGAAATCTTGGTGTTGGATGAGGATGGCAATGAACTAATCATGCCGAAAACTGAGCAAATCCCTGCGGATTACTTCAAAAAAGGAGATAATATCCGTGCGGTAGTGCACAAAGTAGATATGATGAATAATAATCCAAAAATCATCATATCTCGTACAGCACCAGAATTTTTGCAACGCCTATTCGAACTGGAAGTACCAGAGATTTTTGATGGCTTAATTACCATCAAAAAAATTGTTCGTGAACCAGGAGAGCGTGCCAAAGTAGCGGTAGAGTCTTACGATGATCGTATTGATCCGGTAGGAGCTTGTGTTGGTATGAAAGGTTCACGTATTCATGGTATCGTTCGCGAATTGCGTAACGAGAATATTGACGTAATTAATTTTACCACCAACAGTTCACTTTACATCACACGTGCATTAAGCCCTGCGCGTATTAGCTCTATTAAGTTGAGCGATGAAGATTCTACGGCAGCAGTATACCTGAAACCAGATCAAGTATCCCTAGCAATCGGTCGTGGTGGTCACAACATTAAATTGGCGGGCAAACTGACAGGATACGAGATCGATGTATATAGAGAGAATGATGAGGTTGATGAGGATGTCGATATCGAAGAATTCTCTGACGAAATTGATAGCTGGATCATCGACGAATTAAAACGCGTTGGTTTAGATACCGCGAAATCAGTATTGTCACTGTCTCAGGAAGAGTTAGTACGCCGTACCGACCTGGAGGAAGATACTATCCAGGAGATTGTACGCATTCTGCAAGCAGAATTCGAATAA